Proteins from a single region of Nitratidesulfovibrio sp.:
- a CDS encoding DUF3150 domain-containing protein, which produces MNDTILNCLMAINLDVNIWTARRKLTPADFGGADLPPEELASLGSKRICDPEELKIFGTLKARAVNLLDRHGVRFLGGWGIPEEKAPVLVEELDRIRGEFLAARDTFLTRYDDAVRDWIARHGEWERIIADSTVSADYVRSRMGFRWQVYRIVPPASGDAEPVAQGLAEEVRGLGRTLFDEVAKAATEAWHKCYAGRSEVTHKALSPLRTIHQKLAELTFVEPRVAPVADLIDTAFANLPKRGRIQGAHLLMLQGLVALLRDPSALMEHGQRIMEGHRPSDLLDALLRQDGSTENGRIASADEPEGGEDDMPDLGDDLAQDGIPREIMPDLQPVLPNCGLW; this is translated from the coding sequence ATGAACGACACCATCCTGAACTGCCTCATGGCCATCAACCTCGACGTGAACATCTGGACCGCCCGGCGCAAGCTGACCCCGGCTGACTTCGGCGGCGCGGACCTGCCGCCGGAGGAGCTTGCCTCGCTCGGCAGCAAGCGCATCTGCGATCCCGAGGAACTGAAGATATTCGGCACGCTGAAGGCGCGCGCGGTGAACCTGCTCGACCGCCACGGCGTGCGCTTTCTTGGCGGTTGGGGCATTCCGGAGGAAAAAGCCCCCGTTCTTGTGGAAGAACTCGACCGCATTCGGGGCGAATTCCTGGCAGCCAGGGATACCTTCCTCACCCGGTACGATGACGCCGTTCGGGACTGGATAGCCCGGCACGGCGAGTGGGAACGCATCATCGCCGACTCCACGGTCAGCGCGGACTACGTGCGCAGCCGCATGGGCTTCCGTTGGCAGGTCTACCGCATCGTGCCGCCTGCTTCAGGCGATGCGGAGCCGGTGGCCCAGGGGCTTGCGGAAGAGGTGCGAGGGCTTGGTCGGACCCTGTTTGACGAGGTGGCCAAGGCCGCCACCGAGGCCTGGCACAAGTGCTACGCGGGCCGCAGCGAAGTGACCCACAAGGCGCTGTCCCCCTTGCGGACCATCCACCAGAAGCTGGCCGAGCTGACCTTCGTGGAACCGAGGGTGGCCCCGGTGGCCGACCTCATCGATACGGCCTTCGCCAATCTGCCCAAGCGGGGCAGGATACAGGGGGCGCACCTGCTCATGCTGCAGGGGCTGGTGGCCCTGCTGCGCGATCCGTCCGCGCTCATGGAGCATGGACAACGGATCATGGAGGGGCATCGCCCGTCCGATCTGCTGGATGCTCTGCTGCGGCAGGATGGGAGCACGGAGAATGGACGGATAGCGTCCGCAGACGAACCCGAAGGAGGAGAGGACGACATGCCCGACCTTGGGGACGACCTTGCGCAGGATGGCATCCCCCGCGAGATCATGCCCGACCTGCAACCCGTCCTGCCCAATTGCGGCTTGTGGTAG
- a CDS encoding Fic family protein, translated as MTTPSPTPPIDIAQLDALKARLDRHRPLPPDMVADLRADMVLRYTFHSNAIEGNTLTLMETKVVLEDGVTIGGKSMREHLEAINHREAIGFLEEVVRDGRGLDERTLKDLHQLVLRGIADDAGRYRTRNVIISGAGHTPPDALHVQERMDTFFGWYADAATRLHPVELAARVHADFVVIHPFTDGNGRTARLLMNLELMRAGYPTVIIPVEQRAAYYENLDAIGVRGDYASFLRQIGALVAASFEPYWRLLGTAA; from the coding sequence ATGACAACCCCTTCGCCCACACCGCCCATCGACATCGCCCAACTCGACGCCCTCAAGGCGCGGCTCGACCGGCATCGTCCGCTGCCGCCCGACATGGTGGCCGACCTGCGGGCGGACATGGTGCTGCGGTATACCTTCCATTCCAACGCCATTGAGGGGAACACGCTGACCCTCATGGAGACCAAGGTGGTGCTGGAAGATGGAGTGACCATCGGCGGCAAGTCCATGCGCGAGCATCTTGAAGCCATCAACCACAGGGAAGCCATCGGCTTTCTGGAAGAGGTGGTGCGAGACGGACGCGGGTTGGACGAACGCACCCTGAAGGACTTGCACCAACTGGTGCTTCGGGGCATTGCCGATGACGCGGGCCGCTACCGGACCCGCAACGTCATCATCTCCGGCGCGGGGCACACCCCGCCCGATGCCCTGCATGTGCAGGAACGCATGGACACCTTTTTCGGGTGGTACGCGGATGCGGCGACGCGCCTGCACCCCGTGGAACTGGCCGCGCGCGTCCATGCCGACTTCGTGGTGATCCACCCGTTCACGGACGGCAACGGGCGCACCGCCCGGCTGCTGATGAACCTTGAACTGATGCGGGCCGGATACCCCACGGTGATCATCCCGGTGGAACAGCGGGCCGCGTACTACGAGAACCTCGACGCCATCGGGGTGCGCGGCGACTACGCCTCCTTCCTTAGGCAGATCGGCGCGCTGGTGGCAGCCAGCTTCGAACCGTACTGGCGGCTGCTCGGCACCGCCGCCTGA
- a CDS encoding ERF family protein, translated as MDSLQYTSPEVTDLAKALIAVQHTLQPAIKDRENPFAKSRYATLNSVMDSCRDALLANGIWVTQCPVPAEAGRLGLVTKLTHAESGQWQSSLLVMPLPKADPQGYGSAMTYARRYALSAMLGMVTEDDDDGEAASRDRPARQRTPRQPRNPQPSVVSAQQATPAAPPPQPKPAEKTHPALASLPRLDGVNYSTATAQDGRLCILASGNTSARKQLLSAAGFKWNAERKVWWRYAETA; from the coding sequence ATGGACAGCCTTCAGTACACCTCTCCTGAGGTCACGGACCTCGCCAAGGCCCTCATTGCCGTGCAGCACACCCTGCAACCGGCCATCAAGGACCGTGAGAACCCGTTCGCCAAGTCCCGCTATGCCACCCTCAACTCCGTCATGGACTCCTGCCGCGATGCGCTGCTGGCCAACGGCATCTGGGTAACTCAGTGCCCGGTCCCGGCAGAGGCTGGGCGCCTCGGCCTTGTCACCAAGCTCACGCACGCGGAATCCGGCCAATGGCAGTCGTCGCTACTGGTCATGCCCCTGCCCAAGGCCGACCCGCAGGGTTACGGCAGCGCCATGACCTATGCCCGCAGGTATGCGCTTTCGGCTATGCTCGGCATGGTGACGGAAGACGATGACGACGGCGAGGCAGCATCCCGAGACAGGCCCGCACGACAGAGAACGCCTCGCCAGCCTCGGAATCCGCAGCCTTCGGTCGTCTCAGCCCAACAAGCCACGCCCGCAGCCCCTCCACCTCAGCCCAAGCCTGCTGAAAAAACACATCCAGCCTTGGCGTCACTGCCACGGCTGGATGGGGTAAACTACTCGACGGCCACCGCCCAGGATGGCCGTCTTTGCATTCTGGCATCGGGCAACACGTCTGCCCGCAAGCAACTGCTCTCGGCTGCCGGGTTCAAATGGAACGCCGAGCGCAAGGTCTGGTGGCGGTACGCCGAGACCGCCTGA